The following are from one region of the Prevotella communis genome:
- a CDS encoding thioredoxin family protein: MKHLTNIIDIEQTITDNGICLFYIKAPDCGVCNVMLDKVARLAGQYPSLTSFYTDITEEPLIAGRFLVYSGPTVLLLMDGKEVYRGSQFIDLEELKYNINRFLTLSEQ, encoded by the coding sequence ATGAAGCACCTGACTAACATAATAGATATAGAGCAGACCATAACGGATAACGGCATATGTCTGTTCTACATCAAGGCTCCAGATTGCGGAGTCTGCAATGTCATGCTTGACAAAGTGGCGAGGTTGGCAGGTCAGTACCCGTCTCTGACTTCTTTCTATACAGATATCACCGAAGAACCTTTGATTGCAGGTAGATTCCTAGTCTATTCAGGCCCTACGGTATTGCTTCTGATGGATGGCAAGGAAGTATATCGTGGATCTCAGTTCATTGACTTGGAGGAATTGAAATACAACATTAACCGATTTCTTACGCTTTCAGAACAATGA
- a CDS encoding sugar O-acetyltransferase, whose protein sequence is MTEKEKMLAGEIYSAVDPQLIEELTEVKEIIHDYNLLRPSEKEEAREILKGLLGHIADDNILINQPFYCDYGKQISVGKRFFANFNFTVLDEARVTIGDDCFIGPNVSIYTACHSTDPVERNSRREWAEPVTIGNNVWIGGSVTILPGVTIGDNVTIGAGSVVTKDIPSNSIAVGNPCKVVKIVR, encoded by the coding sequence ATGACAGAAAAAGAGAAGATGTTGGCGGGCGAAATTTATTCCGCTGTTGACCCGCAGCTGATAGAAGAACTGACGGAAGTGAAGGAGATAATCCATGACTATAACCTGTTGCGCCCGTCGGAGAAGGAGGAGGCAAGGGAGATCCTAAAAGGTCTCTTAGGACACATCGCTGATGACAATATTCTGATTAACCAGCCCTTCTATTGCGACTATGGCAAGCAGATTAGTGTGGGCAAGCGGTTCTTTGCCAACTTCAACTTCACCGTGCTCGACGAAGCACGTGTCACCATTGGAGATGACTGTTTTATCGGCCCTAATGTAAGCATCTACACGGCCTGCCATAGTACAGACCCCGTGGAGCGCAACAGCCGTAGAGAGTGGGCAGAACCAGTCACCATTGGCAATAATGTATGGATTGGTGGCAGTGTGACCATCCTGCCTGGTGTGACAATTGGTGACAACGTGACCATAGGTGCAGGTAGTGTAGTGACGAAAGATATTCCTTCGAACTCCATTGCAGTAGGCAACCCCTGCAAAGTAGTAAAGATAGTAAGATAA
- a CDS encoding pyridoxamine 5'-phosphate oxidase family protein, which yields MFDKAIQFLKDHKEIALATCEGNLPKLRIFQIMKQEGHVLYFATSDQKAVYRELRQNPNVEILAYADNISVRCSGMVNFNVEDDVKQWIYNHNDVLSRLYNSYDQLEYFCLPIADLDYFDLSPTPPVNLHFDLMAGEIANGFVGERFCK from the coding sequence ATGTTCGACAAAGCAATTCAGTTTCTGAAAGACCACAAAGAGATTGCCCTTGCCACGTGCGAGGGCAATCTTCCTAAGTTGCGCATCTTCCAGATTATGAAGCAGGAAGGGCATGTGCTCTACTTTGCCACTTCTGACCAGAAGGCAGTCTATCGGGAGTTGCGTCAGAATCCCAATGTTGAGATACTGGCTTATGCTGATAACATCTCTGTTAGATGTTCAGGCATGGTAAACTTCAATGTAGAGGATGATGTGAAACAATGGATATACAATCATAATGATGTTCTCTCGCGTCTCTACAATAGCTACGACCAGTTGGAATACTTCTGTCTCCCTATCGCTGACCTCGACTATTTCGACCTCAGTCCAACGCCCCCTGTCAACCTGCATTTCGACCTAATGGCAGGCGAAATTGCTAATGGTTTCGTGGGTGAGCGCTTTTGCAAATAA
- a CDS encoding DUF1294 domain-containing protein, whose product MMESLLYYFVCVNVLTFLVYGIDKWQARQGKWRISEATLLLFAVIGGSIGAWLGMRVWRHKTMHKKFKYGIPAILMIHIIIIGYLLKWI is encoded by the coding sequence ATGATGGAATCATTGCTATATTATTTTGTATGTGTAAACGTACTGACTTTCCTTGTTTATGGCATAGATAAGTGGCAGGCCAGACAGGGTAAGTGGCGCATTTCTGAGGCTACCTTACTATTGTTTGCCGTTATCGGAGGAAGTATTGGCGCATGGCTGGGTATGAGAGTATGGCGCCATAAGACGATGCATAAGAAGTTTAAGTATGGCATTCCTGCAATTCTCATGATCCATATAATAATAATTGGCTATCTGTTAAAATGGATATAG
- a CDS encoding nitrous oxide-stimulated promoter family protein has protein sequence MSRIEREKLTVRKMIELYCRHHLHQDQMPEEYQHLADFACRRLDHCKYGERKTACKHCPTHCYAPKEREAIRKVMRWAGPRMIWYAPKDAILHILKK, from the coding sequence ATGAGCAGGATTGAGCGAGAGAAGCTGACTGTCCGCAAGATGATAGAACTGTATTGCCGTCATCATCTTCATCAGGACCAGATGCCAGAGGAGTATCAGCATCTGGCAGACTTCGCTTGTCGCCGTCTGGATCATTGCAAATATGGAGAAAGGAAAACAGCATGCAAGCATTGTCCCACTCATTGCTATGCTCCTAAAGAGCGCGAGGCCATCCGCAAGGTGATGCGCTGGGCAGGGCCAAGAATGATATGGTATGCCCCAAAGGATGCAATTCTACATATACTCAAAAAATGA
- a CDS encoding winged helix-turn-helix transcriptional regulator: MADIKAQYLACPIRHVVSRFGDKWSMLVLYILYKSETGVLRFNEIRKLMSDCSQKMLSQTLKNLEQSHLVHREVYPEVPPRVEYSLTDTGRSLMPVLTDLIAWGQQHFSEVVTD; encoded by the coding sequence ATGGCAGATATAAAGGCACAATATTTAGCCTGTCCTATCAGGCACGTTGTCAGTCGCTTTGGCGACAAGTGGTCGATGCTCGTTCTCTATATACTTTATAAAAGCGAGACAGGCGTTTTGCGTTTTAATGAAATCCGTAAGCTGATGTCTGATTGTTCCCAGAAGATGCTCTCGCAAACGTTGAAGAATCTGGAGCAGAGTCACCTTGTTCATCGTGAGGTCTATCCAGAGGTTCCTCCTCGTGTAGAGTATTCCCTGACTGATACAGGCCGTTCACTCATGCCGGTGCTTACGGATCTAATAGCCTGGGGACAGCAGCATTTCTCTGAAGTGGTAACAGATTAA
- a CDS encoding cupin domain-containing protein, with protein MKQIETIKSGKNFSAVSVGKMSEIIEHVLPMGPNVTIQGKVFAGQAVGATGSEFSFQTLVPGQDSGFLHTHKTHEELYFILKGEGQYQVDGEIFPVSEGTIIRVAPDGKRALKNTGSENLTMLCIQYKANAFTEADSPMTDGVILQEELKW; from the coding sequence ATGAAACAGATTGAAACAATTAAGAGTGGTAAGAATTTCAGCGCAGTAAGCGTAGGTAAGATGAGTGAGATTATCGAGCATGTGCTTCCGATGGGACCGAACGTAACCATTCAAGGTAAGGTATTCGCAGGTCAGGCCGTAGGTGCTACAGGAAGCGAGTTCTCGTTCCAGACACTCGTTCCAGGTCAGGACAGTGGTTTCTTGCATACCCACAAGACTCATGAGGAACTATACTTCATCTTGAAGGGCGAAGGCCAGTATCAGGTGGATGGTGAGATCTTCCCTGTCAGCGAGGGCACCATTATCCGCGTCGCTCCTGATGGCAAGCGTGCGCTGAAGAACACCGGCAGCGAGAACCTGACTATGCTCTGCATCCAGTACAAGGCCAATGCCTTCACCGAGGCTGACAGTCCCATGACTGATGGTGTCATCCTGCAGGAAGAACTGAAATGGTAA
- a CDS encoding HlyD family secretion protein, producing the protein MEKNKITTYIYNAIVILCIVCGVVYAASQFMHYGGGEVTDNARVCQNIVPQNCRVQGFIREVRFNEFQEVKKGDTLVVIEDAEFRLRLAQAEADLTRAERGSQGTASSIHTTKTSISVTEAGIEAARVQMENAQKEDARFQKLLEQDAVTQQQYDNVHTGYLSAKAGYEQAVRSRSTQTAVVAEQGHHLSASEAAIELARAQVEIARLNLSYCYIIATCDGVVGSKDIHVGQLVNPGQTMVSIVDKHEKWVEANYQESQMPNIKVGDKVRFTADAVPDVEYSGVVERISDATGSAFSLIPIDNATGNFVKVEQRVTVRVRIDACDEVKKLHGGYNVVCKVEE; encoded by the coding sequence ATGGAAAAGAATAAGATAACGACCTATATTTATAATGCGATTGTGATACTCTGTATCGTATGTGGCGTCGTTTATGCAGCTAGTCAGTTTATGCATTACGGTGGTGGCGAAGTCACGGATAATGCCCGTGTGTGCCAGAATATTGTGCCACAGAACTGCCGTGTGCAGGGTTTTATACGCGAGGTGCGCTTCAATGAGTTTCAGGAGGTGAAGAAGGGCGATACACTTGTTGTCATTGAGGATGCCGAGTTCCGTTTGCGTCTGGCTCAGGCAGAAGCCGACCTTACCCGTGCTGAGCGTGGTTCTCAGGGTACGGCAAGCAGCATCCATACCACCAAGACCAGTATCAGCGTGACCGAAGCAGGTATTGAAGCAGCCCGTGTACAGATGGAGAATGCACAGAAAGAGGATGCGCGTTTTCAGAAACTGCTGGAACAGGATGCCGTTACACAGCAGCAGTATGACAATGTCCACACGGGTTATCTGAGTGCCAAAGCTGGCTATGAGCAGGCAGTCCGTTCACGCTCTACGCAGACGGCCGTTGTGGCTGAGCAAGGGCATCATCTTTCAGCATCAGAAGCTGCCATCGAACTGGCACGTGCACAGGTGGAGATAGCCCGGTTGAACCTGTCGTATTGCTACATCATTGCCACTTGCGATGGTGTGGTGGGCAGCAAGGATATTCATGTGGGGCAGTTGGTCAATCCCGGTCAGACAATGGTGAGCATCGTCGATAAGCATGAGAAATGGGTGGAGGCCAACTACCAGGAGTCGCAGATGCCAAATATCAAGGTGGGTGATAAGGTGCGCTTTACTGCCGATGCCGTTCCTGATGTGGAATATTCAGGTGTGGTAGAGCGCATCAGCGACGCCACAGGTAGTGCGTTCTCGTTGATTCCTATCGACAATGCCACAGGCAATTTCGTCAAGGTGGAGCAGCGCGTGACGGTGCGTGTGCGGATTGATGCGTGCGATGAGGTGAAGAAGTTGCATGGTGGTTATAACGTGGTTTGTAAGGTAGAAGAGTAA
- a CDS encoding NifB/NifX family molybdenum-iron cluster-binding protein, whose product MMKKIAIPTREDMVDDHFGHCAYYTVITLDDENQVQNTERLDSPEGCGCKSNIASVMQEMGITLMLAGNMGMGAYNKLSAHGITVIRGCHGKVDDVLKSYQNGELRDSLESCDHHDCSHHEAKPVYMISKFGKK is encoded by the coding sequence ATGATGAAGAAAATAGCTATTCCTACACGTGAGGATATGGTTGATGACCATTTTGGTCATTGTGCTTATTATACAGTTATAACCCTCGATGATGAGAATCAGGTGCAGAATACTGAACGCCTGGATTCACCAGAGGGATGTGGATGCAAGTCAAACATCGCATCTGTCATGCAGGAAATGGGCATTACCCTGATGCTCGCCGGCAACATGGGTATGGGAGCCTATAACAAACTGTCAGCCCATGGCATCACAGTTATTAGAGGCTGCCATGGCAAGGTGGATGATGTGCTCAAGTCATACCAGAACGGCGAGCTGCGGGACTCACTGGAATCCTGCGACCATCATGACTGCAGCCACCATGAAGCCAAGCCTGTGTACATGATTTCCAAGTTTGGAAAGAAATAA
- a CDS encoding 3'-5' exoribonuclease domain-containing protein, giving the protein MRDFIAIDFETANQQPSSVCSVGVVMVRNGQVADSFYSLIQPEPNYYSYWCQQVHGLSQCDTDDAPVFSKVWEELEERIADIFLCTDGSKQSDVGLFSGQQTINNLRYQIASIPFVAHNARFDEGCLKAVFKVYQMDYPDYRFYDTLAASRRQFGHMLPNHQLHTVAAACGYDLKNHHHALADAEACAAIALYIL; this is encoded by the coding sequence ATTCGCGACTTTATTGCCATCGATTTTGAAACGGCCAATCAGCAGCCGTCGAGTGTCTGCTCTGTAGGAGTAGTCATGGTGCGTAATGGGCAGGTTGCTGACAGTTTCTATAGTCTTATCCAGCCCGAGCCAAACTACTACAGCTATTGGTGTCAGCAGGTGCATGGGCTGAGCCAATGTGATACAGACGATGCTCCAGTATTCTCAAAAGTATGGGAGGAATTGGAAGAACGCATCGCAGATATTTTCTTGTGCACCGATGGCAGCAAACAATCAGATGTCGGACTTTTTTCTGGCCAACAGACAATCAATAATCTTCGCTACCAGATTGCGTCAATTCCTTTTGTAGCCCATAATGCTCGCTTTGACGAAGGGTGCCTGAAAGCGGTTTTTAAGGTCTATCAGATGGACTATCCCGATTATCGCTTTTACGATACCCTCGCAGCCTCACGCCGCCAGTTCGGTCATATGTTGCCCAATCATCAGCTCCACACCGTTGCTGCTGCTTGCGGCTACGACCTTAAAAATCATCACCACGCTTTGGCCGATGCTGAAGCTTGTGCTGCCATAGCGCTATACATCTTATAG
- a CDS encoding TolC family protein: MSSHKYFCALTVSMIVGAGCCVPTYAQHKMSLQSLFDLADRQNQRIKVSEVALKAAEEGVVSAKSAMLPSVEFSLQGSYTGNAFLMSRGFSTSGTTEYIVPGLGPQQVQNGKQPTPHWGNSFTAQASQVIYAGGAIRSGIEMAKLGHQLAELDVEKNRQEVRFLLTGFYLDLCKQQNQQQVIAKNIELTEKVIEQMKARRAQGTVLKNDLTRYELQLQSLLLTKTQLDDAQKIIRHQMGTAIHLPEGEDFEVDTQSLEEEGRVLKAFTSEESWQQTASENNIDIRQASLATEMSEQKIRNTRAASRPSVAVVAENNLFGPYTSDLIPKDANVNVWFVGIGVKYNLSSLWKNKHAIRKAKHENTQARERVQLAREGVENGVQACYTNLLTSSVEVNTQEKQVELANQNYAVVKNRYDNDLALLTDMLDASNMKLSADMALVNARINMLYNYFKLKYITNTL; encoded by the coding sequence ATGAGTAGTCACAAGTATTTTTGTGCTCTGACAGTCTCGATGATAGTCGGAGCAGGTTGCTGTGTACCTACGTATGCACAGCACAAGATGAGTCTTCAGTCGCTTTTTGACCTGGCTGACCGTCAGAATCAGCGCATCAAGGTGAGTGAAGTGGCATTGAAGGCTGCAGAAGAAGGGGTCGTATCGGCAAAATCAGCCATGCTGCCAAGTGTTGAATTTAGCTTGCAAGGCTCTTATACGGGCAATGCTTTCCTGATGTCGCGAGGCTTTTCTACCAGTGGCACTACAGAGTATATTGTCCCCGGATTGGGACCTCAACAGGTGCAGAATGGCAAACAGCCCACACCACATTGGGGTAACAGCTTTACAGCCCAGGCGAGTCAGGTCATCTATGCTGGTGGTGCCATCCGCTCAGGCATTGAAATGGCAAAGTTAGGGCATCAATTGGCAGAGCTTGATGTAGAGAAGAATCGTCAGGAGGTGCGGTTCCTGCTGACTGGTTTCTACCTTGACCTCTGCAAACAGCAGAACCAGCAGCAGGTGATAGCGAAGAACATTGAACTGACTGAGAAGGTAATCGAACAGATGAAGGCGCGCAGAGCGCAGGGGACGGTGTTGAAGAACGACCTGACGCGATACGAACTGCAACTGCAGAGTCTTCTGCTTACAAAGACACAACTTGATGATGCGCAGAAGATTATCCGTCATCAGATGGGCACAGCCATCCACCTGCCTGAAGGTGAGGATTTTGAGGTAGATACGCAGTCGCTCGAAGAGGAAGGTAGGGTACTCAAGGCATTCACCTCAGAAGAGTCGTGGCAACAGACCGCATCGGAAAACAATATTGATATCCGTCAGGCTTCACTTGCCACAGAGATGTCAGAACAGAAGATCAGAAACACGCGTGCGGCCTCGCGGCCATCAGTGGCTGTAGTGGCAGAAAACAATCTGTTTGGCCCATACACCTCTGACCTGATTCCAAAAGATGCCAACGTCAACGTGTGGTTTGTAGGCATTGGCGTGAAATACAATCTGTCAAGTCTCTGGAAAAACAAGCATGCTATCCGTAAGGCGAAGCATGAAAACACCCAGGCACGCGAGCGAGTGCAGTTGGCACGCGAAGGCGTAGAGAATGGTGTACAGGCCTGCTATACCAATCTGCTGACCAGCTCGGTAGAGGTTAACACACAGGAGAAACAGGTGGAACTGGCCAACCAGAACTATGCGGTGGTGAAGAACCGTTACGACAACGACCTGGCTCTGCTCACCGATATGCTTGATGCCTCAAACATGAAGCTCTCTGCCGATATGGCTTTGGTCAATGCCCGCATCAATATGCTTTACAATTATTTCAAACTTAAATATATAACAAATACCCTATAA
- a CDS encoding NimIJ family nitroimidazole resistance protein yields MEFREMRRKRQQLAEEESIAILEKATAGTLALLGDNDYPYAVPISYVYHDGKLYFHSALAGHKVDAIRKCDKASFCVIEQDDVQPKKYTTFFRSVIAFGRIHIIEDEQEKLETARMLGNRYNPNDDESLQKEIESGFSRMLMIRFDIEHLTGKEAIELVRQRNI; encoded by the coding sequence ATGGAATTTAGAGAAATGAGACGCAAGCGCCAGCAGCTTGCAGAAGAAGAAAGCATTGCCATTTTGGAGAAAGCTACGGCAGGAACTCTGGCTTTGCTAGGTGATAATGATTATCCGTATGCTGTTCCTATCAGCTATGTCTATCATGATGGGAAACTATACTTCCATAGTGCTTTGGCTGGCCATAAGGTTGATGCCATCCGCAAGTGCGATAAGGCATCTTTCTGTGTTATTGAGCAGGATGATGTGCAACCGAAGAAGTATACTACCTTCTTCCGCAGCGTGATAGCATTCGGCAGAATCCATATCATCGAGGATGAACAGGAGAAGTTGGAAACAGCCCGAATGCTTGGCAACCGCTACAATCCAAACGATGATGAGAGTCTGCAAAAGGAAATCGAAAGTGGCTTCTCACGTATGCTGATGATACGCTTTGACATCGAGCATTTGACGGGCAAGGAGGCCATTGAATTGGTAAGACAAAGAAATATATGA
- a CDS encoding NPCBM/NEW2 domain-containing protein, translating into MKQLTLTIISALLSLGMAQAQNTEEMATFRTWAMTPPMGWNSWDCYYSSVTEKEVLQNAQYLVDNDLVKYGWEYVVVDIRWYCNHPSLGGGNYNQRGDQDYVLDEYGRYLPSPSRFPSCMVDGKNEGFKALAQKIHDMGLKFGIHIMRGVPKSVMGSTYKLKGSESTPWSQVYNGTTSPCTWLKDNLLVKNNEAGQTYYNSIMDLYAEWGVDFLKIDDLSRPFYTDEIHMIRKAIDQTNRPIVLSLSPGKTQYQYAGECLENANMWRMMDDLWDNWSDVDAVFNEAHAWETVTRPGNYADCDMLPLGQIAMTIGDAGYTAADNGRWTNLSQNEQLTMMTLWGICHSPLFFGGEMTKNDAFTLSLLNNEEYHQMHKYGEDAHQVMNDEDNGRVAWTSHIGDTRYLALFQRDNTRWVMGNKALYKSEVVAYTTDGHAVDVDIEWPEGEKTLVLVVDDGGDNYNYDHGDWINPTLVLRDGTEVPLTGTYKTRQYTKSYFNRVYENKNVDNGGKMKVMGVTYDCGFSTDANAAIFFTIPEDMDVVRFKAMAAADDSGIGQQGATTSIRFMVFAQNPLTDEQDDAAARSGLISRTGTKSKTLETDITGAEQLKIVVSNWGDGFAYDRADLINPVLIDAEGNETSLTTLRQTSYQSEWGSLHVNKNVEGGTLKVDGQSYDTGLGMNAQCTLIYDLPSGHSWKTFRALCGYDSSCDTDNSSAAGTTMEFIFYVTKKETYDFDLTQLGYGATESVPVHDIWADEDLDTATGSFSTTVPSHGVKLFRLGNKATTGINNPTTPAVQSSIFNLQPSIYNLQGQRVSADWKGIQIQNGKKRVK; encoded by the coding sequence ATGAAACAACTAACACTAACTATCATTTCCGCGCTGCTCTCATTAGGCATGGCGCAGGCACAGAACACAGAAGAAATGGCAACCTTCCGCACCTGGGCTATGACACCGCCGATGGGCTGGAACTCGTGGGACTGCTACTACTCTTCGGTGACAGAGAAAGAGGTGCTGCAGAACGCGCAGTACTTAGTTGATAACGACCTGGTGAAATATGGCTGGGAATATGTGGTGGTGGACATCCGTTGGTATTGTAACCATCCGTCCTTGGGCGGCGGCAACTACAACCAGCGGGGCGATCAGGATTATGTGCTCGACGAGTACGGACGCTACCTGCCGTCGCCTTCGCGCTTCCCGTCGTGTATGGTGGATGGAAAGAACGAAGGCTTCAAGGCTCTGGCTCAGAAGATTCATGACATGGGTCTGAAGTTCGGCATCCATATCATGCGTGGTGTGCCTAAGAGTGTGATGGGCAGCACATACAAACTGAAAGGTAGCGAATCTACGCCTTGGAGTCAGGTATATAACGGCACCACCTCGCCCTGTACATGGCTGAAGGACAACCTGCTGGTGAAGAACAATGAGGCCGGACAGACCTATTATAACAGTATCATGGACCTCTATGCCGAGTGGGGCGTGGATTTCCTGAAGATCGATGACCTCTCGCGTCCGTTCTATACCGATGAGATTCACATGATCCGCAAGGCCATCGACCAGACAAACCGTCCCATCGTGCTGTCGCTCTCGCCTGGCAAGACGCAGTACCAGTATGCAGGAGAGTGTCTGGAGAATGCCAATATGTGGCGCATGATGGATGACTTGTGGGACAACTGGAGTGACGTGGATGCCGTTTTCAACGAAGCCCATGCCTGGGAAACAGTAACCCGTCCGGGCAACTATGCCGACTGCGACATGCTGCCTCTGGGACAGATTGCTATGACCATCGGTGATGCAGGCTATACCGCAGCCGACAATGGCCGTTGGACCAATCTCTCGCAGAACGAGCAACTGACGATGATGACCCTTTGGGGCATCTGTCACTCACCCTTGTTCTTCGGTGGCGAAATGACCAAGAACGATGCCTTCACCCTCTCGCTCCTGAACAATGAGGAGTACCACCAGATGCACAAATACGGTGAAGATGCTCATCAGGTGATGAATGATGAGGATAACGGTCGCGTGGCTTGGACCTCGCACATCGGTGACACCCGCTATCTGGCCCTCTTTCAGCGCGATAACACTCGCTGGGTGATGGGCAACAAGGCTCTCTACAAGAGCGAGGTGGTGGCCTATACCACCGACGGCCATGCGGTGGATGTAGATATTGAATGGCCCGAGGGCGAGAAGACGCTCGTGCTAGTGGTTGACGACGGTGGAGACAACTACAACTACGACCATGGCGACTGGATCAACCCCACGCTCGTATTGCGCGATGGTACGGAGGTTCCCCTCACCGGCACCTACAAGACCCGCCAATACACCAAGTCCTACTTCAACCGCGTGTATGAGAACAAGAACGTGGACAACGGCGGCAAGATGAAAGTGATGGGCGTCACCTACGACTGCGGCTTCTCCACCGATGCCAATGCCGCTATCTTCTTCACGATACCTGAAGACATGGACGTGGTGCGCTTCAAGGCTATGGCCGCTGCCGATGACTCAGGTATTGGTCAGCAGGGAGCCACGACGAGCATCCGCTTCATGGTGTTCGCCCAGAACCCGCTCACCGACGAACAGGACGATGCCGCTGCCCGCTCAGGTCTCATCAGTCGCACAGGCACGAAGAGTAAGACCTTGGAAACCGACATCACAGGAGCTGAGCAACTGAAGATTGTGGTGAGCAACTGGGGCGACGGTTTTGCCTACGACCGTGCCGACCTCATCAACCCCGTGCTCATCGATGCTGAGGGTAACGAGACCTCGCTGACCACGCTGAGACAGACTTCTTACCAGTCGGAGTGGGGGAGTCTGCATGTAAACAAGAACGTGGAGGGCGGCACACTCAAAGTCGATGGTCAGTCATATGATACGGGCCTCGGCATGAACGCCCAGTGTACCCTCATTTACGACCTGCCATCAGGACACTCATGGAAGACCTTCCGCGCCCTCTGCGGTTACGATTCCAGCTGCGATACCGACAACAGCTCAGCAGCCGGCACCACGATGGAGTTCATCTTCTATGTCACCAAGAAAGAGACTTACGACTTCGACCTCACGCAGCTTGGTTACGGTGCCACCGAGTCCGTTCCCGTCCACGACATCTGGGCAGACGAAGACCTAGACACCGCCACGGGTTCCTTCAGCACCACCGTGCCTAGCCACGGCGTAAAACTGTTCCGTCTGGGTAACAAGGCTACAACGGGCATCAACAACCCAACCACCCCAGCAGTTCAATCTTCAATCTTCAACCTTCAACCTTCAATCTACAACCTACAAGGACAAAGGGTTAGTGCTGACTGGAAGGGAATACAGATACAAAACGGAAAGAAACGGGTAAAATAA
- a CDS encoding MBL fold metallo-hydrolase, whose protein sequence is MKWTVLSDNRSRDGRLSTEHGLSILLQAQRHKILLDTGASDVFIKNAEQLGIDLCDVDYVFISHGHSDHAGGLRYFLEHNQKAKVIVSPNAMSGTFYSKRGNLHSITTEWPELDTDRLIAIDQTCELAKGLHAIAHIPQNHIIPKGNQNLYVQDVNGDFVLDDFRHELALYIDGLLFTGCAHSGLENILSACPWPVHTVVGGFHLLDGMEPEEEIQALAQRLKEKYPKTLFYTSHCTGDNVLEVMKSVMGEQLQSFRCGTLNEMV, encoded by the coding sequence ATGAAGTGGACTGTACTATCAGATAATCGAAGCAGGGATGGCCGACTCTCTACAGAGCATGGCCTGTCAATCCTTTTGCAAGCCCAACGGCACAAGATCCTGCTTGATACTGGAGCAAGTGACGTGTTTATCAAGAATGCAGAGCAGTTGGGCATAGATCTATGCGATGTTGACTATGTTTTCATTTCTCATGGTCACAGCGACCATGCTGGAGGCTTGCGATACTTCTTGGAGCATAATCAAAAGGCTAAAGTCATCGTCTCACCTAATGCAATGAGTGGTACATTTTATTCAAAGCGAGGGAATCTTCATAGCATTACTACGGAGTGGCCAGAGTTAGACACTGACAGGCTTATCGCGATAGACCAGACCTGTGAGCTAGCAAAAGGTCTTCACGCCATTGCTCATATACCTCAGAATCATATAATACCCAAGGGCAATCAGAATCTCTACGTGCAGGATGTCAATGGAGACTTTGTCCTCGATGATTTTCGTCATGAGCTAGCCCTGTATATCGATGGTCTGCTATTTACAGGTTGTGCTCATAGTGGTCTGGAGAATATCCTGTCCGCATGTCCATGGCCCGTTCATACCGTTGTAGGTGGCTTCCATTTACTTGATGGTATGGAACCAGAGGAAGAAATACAGGCCTTGGCACAAAGGCTGAAAGAAAAGTATCCTAAAACGCTGTTCTATACAAGCCATTGTACAGGTGACAATGTGCTTGAGGTAATGAAGAGCGTGATGGGAGAACAGCTACAGTCCTTCAGATGTGGAACATTGAACGAAATGGTATGA